A window of the Candida orthopsilosis Co 90-125, chromosome 1 draft sequence genome harbors these coding sequences:
- a CDS encoding Nop53 protein (S. cerevisiae homolog NOP53 has rRNA binding, role in maturation of LSU-rRNA from tricistronic rRNA transcript (SSU-rRNA, 5.8S rRNA, LSU-rRNA), ribosomal subunit export from nucleus and localizes to nucleolus) — MSEPAKTRKQPSRKGKKAWRKNVDIEDLETKLQEVRDEEIIKGPSPQDDFVIDETPNISLKEHKASRKLKTHEILTNKSKVPALINHRAKKNETVQGVKKTEMLRLLKLRGGKYKDESKTMARIEQDGLINGDSEDLWDDDSSIKQKSKIPDYGTSTAEVTKATVVPPTLRVKPIQITKNDLTEKSVHAGKSYNPSLESWKELINQEYGVEYKRELTRQSMEDHRLKIQELMVILNDNMLSDDSDEEEEREADTNDGGEKDYSLSINKPTKIKIKTKTKRNKQAKHRERVKLEQEIKGLRKQLKDLSNLDEILQKQQEEEAETKSRTKPSEKPRSLKRNKLHKYTPVETPLELKLSDELTSNLKNLKPEGNLFYDQMLNLQSSGKIESRVPVHKKRKYAKKVTEKWTYKDFK, encoded by the coding sequence ATGAGTGAGCCagcaaaaacaagaaagcAACCTTCGAGAAAGGGTAAGAAAGCATGGAGGAAGAATGTGGAcattgaagatttggaaacaaaaCTTCAGGAAGTTAGggatgaagaaattatCAAGGGACCTTCACCCCAGGATGATtttgtcattgatgaaacaCCCAACATTAGTTTGAAAGAGCACAAGGCATCAAGGAAACTCAAAACACATGAGATTTTAACCAACAAGTCCAAAGTTCCTGCGTTAATCAATCATCGTGCAAAGAAGAATGAAACAGTACAAGGAGTGAAGAAAACAGAAATGTTGAGGTTGTTAAAGTTACGCGGTGGAAAATACAAGGATGAAAGCAAAACCATGGCAAGAATCGAACAAGACGGCTTGATAAATGGTGACAGTGAAGATCTTTGGGATGATGATAGCTCTATCAAACAGAAATCCAAAATCCCCGATTATGGAACATCCACAGCTGAAGTCACCAAAGCAACTGTAGTGCCGCCAACCTTGCGGGTCAAACCTATACAGATCACCAAGAATGATTTGACAGAAAAGTCGGTACATGCAGGAAAATCATACAACCCCTCGTTGGAATCGTGGAAGgagttgataaatcaaGAATATGGTGTGGAGTACAAGAGAGAGTTAACTAGACAGTCAATGGAGGATCACAGATTGAAAATACAAGAGCTCATGGttattttgaatgataacATGTTATCAGATGAcagtgatgaagaagaagagagagAAGCCGACACAaatgatggtggtgaaaAGGATTATTCCTTGTCAATCAATAAGCCAACGAAGATCAAGATtaaaacaaagacaaagagAAATAAACAAGCAAAGCACAGGGAAAGAGTCAAATTAGAGCAAGAAATCAAGGGCTtgagaaaacaattgaaggatCTTTCTaatttggatgaaattCTACAGAAGCAACAAGAAGAGGAAGCAGAGACTAAATCAAGGACAAAACCTTCTGAGAAACCAAGAAGTTTAAAAAGGAATAAATTGCACAAGTACACCCCTGTTGAAACAccattggaattgaaactATCTGACGAATTGACGAGTaacttgaaaaacttgaaacCCGAAGGAAACTTATTTTATGATCAAATGTTGAACTTGCAATCAAGTGGAAAGATTGAGAGTAGAGTACCCGTTCataaaaagagaaaataCGCCAAAAAAGTCACTGAAAAATGGACCTACAAGGATTTCAAATAG
- a CDS encoding Mkk2 protein (protein similar to S. cerevisiae Mkk2p, a MAP kinase kinase involved in signal transduction), with product MSDVPLFKVPNTRRQNNRVLPTLAIPSTQNNTKPNLQLDAELSQDVVEGRFGQLNIGDSQPNSQSQLPPQLKKPPTVMTNLNFTPSSSNSSPTPNTAHSSLSSSSPRLKRKPPPISKDPPQNEVEEKIRLRQASSDSQESQPCEQSKVKPDEVLQNKHYIEQLTSHDWHICANNNLIEEVGKLGEGNGGSVTKCRIRKLQKTQVFALKMIIADSNPDVQKQIFRELDVAKKCQHPNIVNYYGTFLLEKQSMIGIAMEYMDGHSLDAIYKEVAKRDKTNRISEKVLGKIANSILSGLDYLHSKNIIHRDIKPSNVLLDSKGNVKLCDFGVSGEAVNSFASTFVGTQYYMAPERIMGKNYSISSDIWSLGMSMLEVANGKFPIDVSLGPIEVVEMVSRSELSLKDSVADCIFWSPEFKRFIARCLIKEPLKRPIPRQLLAHDEWCLAQSREKVKMDKFVTVVWKLNE from the coding sequence ATGTCCGATGTTCCATTGTTCAAGGTACCGAATACGCGAAGGCAGAATAACCGTGTGCTACCTACATTGGCAATTCCGTCCACacaaaacaacaccaaaccaaatttacaattggATGCTGAATTATCACAGGATGTTGTCGAAGGGCgatttggtcaattgaatattgGCGACTCACAACCGAATCTGCAGTCACAATTACCACCTCAGCTTAAAAAACCGCCTACAGTAATGACGAATCTAAATTTCACACCTTCgtcatccaattcttcccCGACACCCAACACGGCGCATTCATCATTGTCTTCAAGCTCCCCTAGATTAAAAAGGAAACCACCTCCAATATCGAAAGACCCACCACAAAATGAAGTTGAGGAGAAGATACGACTTCGTCAGGCACTGAGTGACAGTCAGGAACTGCAGCCATGTGAGCAGTCAAAAGTAAAACCAGATGaagttttgcaaaacaaGCATTATATTGAGCAACTAACATCTCACGACTGGCATATATGTGCAAATAACAATCTCATAGAAGAAGTAGGGAAATTGGGTGAGGGAAATGGAGGATCAGTTACAAAATGTCGTATCCgaaaattacaaaagacGCAAGTTTTTGCTTTAAAAATGATAATTGCTGATTCAAATCCCGATGTACAAAAACAGATATTTCGAGAGTTGGATGTTGCTAAAAAATGCCAGCATCCGAACATCGTCAATTACTACGGTACTTTTTTATTGGAGAAGCAGTCAATGATTGGGATAGCAATGGAGTATATGGATGGACACTCTCTAGATGCGATATACAAAGAAGTTGCAAAACGAGACAAGACAAATCGAATTAGTGAGAAGGTTTTGGGTAAAATCGCAAATTCGATTTTATCGGGATTAGATTACTTACATCTGAAGAACATCATACACCGAGATATCAAACCATCAAATGTTTTACTAGATTCCAAAGGAAACGTCAAGCTATGTGATTTTGGTGTAAGTGGTGAGGCAGTTAATTCCTTCGCGTCTACCTTTGTTGGAACACAATACTATATGGCTCCAGAACGTATTATGGGTAAAAATTACTCAATATCAAGTGACATATGGTCCCTTGGTATGTCCATGTTGGAAGTTGCAAATGGAAAATTTCCCATTGATGTTTCATTGGGACCAATCGAGGTAGTGGAGATGGTGCTGAGAAGTGAATTATCACTAAAGGATAGTGTTGCTGACTGTATATTTTGGTCTCCTGAGTTCAAGCGATTCATTGCCAGATGTTTGATCAAGGAGCCATTAAAGAGGCCAATACCAAGACAACTTTTGGCCCACGATGAATGGTGTTTAGCACAGCTGAGAGAAAAGGTAAAGATGGACAAATTTGTTACAGTTGTTTGGAAGTTAAATGAGTGA